A window from Cryptomeria japonica chromosome 1, Sugi_1.0, whole genome shotgun sequence encodes these proteins:
- the LOC131044959 gene encoding TMV resistance protein N isoform X1: MLLRRKESTLLPLTSMKRSVDISQKSFRNGKKALSEVSLYSGQIINNNGDEMRLFKNMVNIVLKEIRDVQLVVAKHPVGLDEAVEDFENTLQLVSSDQGVQIVGIWGMGGSGKITLAKELYNKRFFFMERSCFIFDIREAKGVLQKKQIELLKGLGVNETVDNVEQENKLHSRN, from the exons ATGTTGCTCAGGAGAAAGGAAAGTACGTTGCTGCCTTTAACAAGCATGAAAAGAAGCGTAGATATAAGCCAGAAAAGCTTCAGGAATGGAAAAAAGGCACTCTCCGAGGTCTCACTGTACAGTGGCCAAATCATAAACAATAATGG TGATGAGATGAGGCTGTTCAAGAATATGGTAAATATTGTACTGAAAGAAATACGCGATGTGCAATTAGTAGTTGCAAAACACCCTGTAGGTCTCGATGAAGCAGTGGAAGACTTTGAAAATACACTCCAACTTGTTTCAAGTGATCAGGGTGTACAGATTGTGGGTATTTGGGGTATGGGTGGTTCGGGCAAGATCACACTTGCCAAAGAATTATACAACAAAAGGTTTTTCTTCATGGAGAGgtcttgttttatttttgatattagaGAAGCTAAGGGTGTGTTGCAGAAGAAGCAGATTGAACTCCTCAAAGGCCTTGGTGTGAATGAAACAGTCGACAATGTAGAGCAAG aaAACAAATTGCATTCGAGGAATTAA
- the LOC131044959 gene encoding disease resistance protein TAO1 isoform X2: protein MEAESDAPVQLRELIISHCPKLQRFPKSIGCLNELKTIVIKACSNTDSLPKEFCRLKLLGHLELSDCKKLSLLPRRFGDLANMRYLDLVGCSNLKELPVSFKNLVLLQFLNLKGCKELIFRSDDFQNITKLEFFNLSGCAKLGELPRDITNQASLKELLLDGVERLRELPIQIGQLSRLRKMDIRRSDLLIGFPNSLGDLSSL, encoded by the exons ATGGAGGCTGAGAGCGAT GCTCCAGTGCAATTAAGAGAATTGATTATTTCTCATTGCCCCAAACTCCAAAGATTCCCAAAGTCAATAGGGTGTCTCAACGAGTTGAAAACGATAGTAATCAAAGCTTGCAGCAATACAGATAGTCTTCCAAAAGAATTTTGTCGTTTGAAATTGTTGGGGCACCTCGAATTATCTGATTGTAAAAAGCTATCATTACTACCCAGAAGGTTCGGCGATTTGGCAAATATGCGGTATTTAGATTTGGTCGGGTGCAGCAACTTGAAGGAATTACCAGTTTCTTTTAAGAACTTGGTTCTCCTGCAATTTCTCAATTTAAAGGGGTGTAAAGAGCTCATATTTAGGTCAGATGATTTCCAGAACATTACAAAGCTGGAATTTTTTAACCTTTCTGGGTGTGCAAAATTAGGGGAGCTGCCTCGTGATATCACAAATCAGGCGTCCTTGAAAGAGCTCCTTTTAGATGGTGTGGAGAGGTTGAGGGAGCTGCCAATTCAAATCGGTCAACTAAGCAGGCTGCGAAAGATGGACATAAGGAGGAGTGATTTGTTGATAGGTTTTCCAAACTCTCTTGGAGATCTGTCCTCCTTATGA